From Candidatus Zixiibacteriota bacterium, one genomic window encodes:
- a CDS encoding HAD hydrolase-like protein, translating into MKLVIFDLDGTLFKTEITLLEAIRRGADEFSLSPPNQETLLSFIGSPTEDLCDQVAGALAPDDRKRFRDRLRFHERQLIPQIGELFEGVDELLGRLTAEGFEMAICSHASREYIEIVLSACGIDGIFTDIVGRANGQNKQEMVNDILGRLTPQTAVMVGDKDFDITAARVNGLPAIGVSYGYGPGELQQADFVAHLPLDLFGLILQGHVLNLIERQIAARRSDRAFVVGINGIDTSGKTFFAKSLANYLRAKGYTTQLIHLDDFHNRREVRNRGTDEIEAYIRNAFDLNRLTDELLKPIVRGEAIEKELVLLDLDSDSFERREHFSCDQETIVIVEGVLLYREPLDVFFDYRIFLQIDFDELLRRAEIRDVPKYGQEFLRRYHEKYIPVQEWYINKCSPMERSDLIIDNNDYKLPRIRQLKTNRNKMGNGYRSGGN; encoded by the coding sequence ATGAAATTGGTCATATTCGACCTCGACGGCACTCTTTTCAAGACTGAAATCACGCTTCTTGAGGCGATTCGTCGTGGAGCCGATGAGTTTAGTTTATCTCCTCCCAATCAAGAGACTCTCCTATCCTTTATTGGCTCACCTACTGAGGATCTCTGCGATCAAGTAGCGGGGGCATTGGCGCCGGATGACCGGAAGCGCTTTCGCGATCGCCTTCGCTTCCATGAAAGACAGCTGATCCCGCAGATTGGAGAGTTGTTTGAGGGCGTAGATGAGTTACTTGGCAGACTTACCGCGGAAGGATTTGAGATGGCGATCTGTTCCCATGCGAGTCGTGAGTATATCGAGATCGTGTTGTCGGCGTGCGGAATAGACGGGATATTTACCGACATCGTAGGACGAGCGAACGGCCAGAACAAGCAAGAAATGGTCAACGACATTCTAGGGCGACTCACGCCGCAAACGGCCGTCATGGTTGGCGACAAAGACTTCGATATCACTGCCGCTCGTGTCAATGGACTGCCGGCTATCGGTGTTTCCTACGGCTATGGACCGGGGGAGTTGCAGCAGGCTGATTTTGTCGCGCACCTGCCGCTGGACTTGTTCGGCCTCATTCTGCAGGGACATGTACTCAACCTGATTGAGCGACAGATCGCAGCGCGACGCTCGGACCGAGCATTTGTAGTTGGTATAAATGGGATAGACACATCCGGAAAAACTTTTTTCGCCAAATCATTAGCAAACTATCTCCGTGCAAAAGGGTACACAACCCAGTTGATCCACCTCGATGATTTTCACAATCGCCGGGAAGTACGAAACCGAGGCACTGATGAAATTGAAGCCTATATCCGCAACGCCTTCGATCTCAATCGGCTAACCGATGAATTGCTCAAACCGATAGTACGTGGTGAGGCGATTGAGAAAGAGTTGGTGTTGCTGGATTTGGATAGTGACTCCTTTGAACGGCGAGAGCATTTCAGCTGTGACCAGGAAACGATTGTGATCGTAGAGGGTGTGCTGTTGTATCGGGAGCCACTGGACGTCTTCTTTGACTACCGCATCTTTCTCCAGATCGATTTCGACGAACTGCTCCGTAGGGCCGAAATTCGTGACGTGCCAAAGTACGGACAGGAATTTTTGAGACGGTATCATGAGAAGTACATCCCAGTTCAGGAATGGTATATCAATAAGTGCTCCCCGATGGAGCGGAGCGACCTGATCATAGACAATAATGACTACAAATTACCGAGGATCAGGCAATTGAAAACGAACAGGAACAAGATGGGGAATGGATACAGGTCAGGAGGAAATTGA
- the thpR gene encoding RNA 2',3'-cyclic phosphodiesterase, translating to MLRLFIALPLTSTVKQKLEQVSSELRKHGGKVKWVDPKNIHVTLRFLGDTEERIVDAIGTSLNTIARNHNTIESTIDRLGGFPNLQKPRVVWAGLSGEREIEALTKLATEVEQAMCDLGFEPDNKRFRPHLTLARVKAPQELEPLVAELKSYQFDPTPLRLDRLVLFKSTLTPQGPIYERLHEVPLGKQEQFGG from the coding sequence ATGCTCAGACTGTTTATCGCCCTACCTCTTACCTCGACAGTCAAACAGAAGCTTGAACAGGTATCATCCGAGTTGAGGAAGCATGGCGGCAAAGTCAAATGGGTGGATCCGAAAAACATACATGTCACTCTCCGGTTTCTGGGCGATACGGAAGAACGAATAGTCGACGCCATTGGCACCTCTTTGAACACCATCGCACGTAATCATAATACTATCGAGTCGACTATTGACCGTTTGGGCGGTTTTCCAAATCTACAAAAACCACGTGTGGTCTGGGCTGGTCTGTCGGGAGAGCGAGAGATTGAAGCGTTGACGAAACTTGCCACCGAAGTCGAGCAGGCTATGTGTGACCTTGGCTTTGAGCCGGATAACAAACGCTTCCGGCCACACCTAACTTTGGCTCGTGTAAAAGCCCCGCAGGAGCTTGAGCCACTAGTGGCCGAATTGAAAAGCTATCAATTTGATCCGACACCATTGCGATTGGATCGTCTTGTTTTGTTCAAATCAACGCTGACACCCCAGGGGCCGATTTACGAACGCCTGCATGAAGTACCGCTTGGCAAACAGGAGCAGTTTGGGGGGTGA
- a CDS encoding GNAT family N-acetyltransferase, with translation MSFTIHAITDSDRAWVLEIVRGWGADFIVSRGRKVYAAQIDGFYAIDNNGQRVGLTTYEIIGGQCELVTLDAFEKFSGIGSALTEKVIEIARERECKRLWLITTNDNLDAIRFYQRRGFVWAAVHVGAINESRKIKPSIAEIGNHNIPLRDEIEFEKRL, from the coding sequence ATGAGTTTCACAATACATGCTATAACCGACAGCGACAGGGCTTGGGTATTGGAAATCGTCCGTGGTTGGGGAGCGGATTTCATTGTTAGTCGCGGTCGCAAAGTGTACGCCGCCCAGATCGACGGTTTCTATGCCATCGACAACAACGGCCAACGTGTTGGACTTACGACATATGAGATTATAGGAGGCCAGTGTGAATTGGTCACACTCGATGCTTTCGAGAAATTCAGTGGCATTGGTTCCGCCTTGACTGAGAAAGTGATTGAGATTGCCCGAGAACGCGAATGCAAGCGGTTATGGTTGATTACGACCAATGACAATCTTGATGCTATTCGGTTCTATCAGCGACGCGGGTTTGTGTGGGCGGCGGTGCATGTGGGCGCAATCAACGAATCACGCAAGATCAAACCGAGTATCGCGGAGATCGGAAATCACAACATCCCCCTTCGCGACGAAATCGAGTTTGAGAAGAGGCTATAA
- a CDS encoding LysE family translocator — protein sequence MELISLFLLSFGVGFSGAMMPGPLLAVGIAETPRSGWMTGVIISIGHSIAEIGVVLVLAIGLVAVTDNSIVPKIIGVVGGTALLWMGAKMAWDILRGNISYDADTTNPTAHHRLAAKGITATLSNPFWFVWWATTGLAFVTKSLKFGIAGPVVFYFGHIMSDFVWYTVVSILVWKGKSLMVGTGLKVLILICAAFLLWLGVTFIIDGVRGTL from the coding sequence ATGGAACTGATCTCGCTATTCTTACTCTCATTCGGCGTAGGATTCTCTGGTGCCATGATGCCCGGTCCGCTATTGGCCGTCGGCATCGCCGAAACACCCCGTAGCGGCTGGATGACCGGAGTGATAATCTCAATCGGACATTCTATAGCTGAAATCGGTGTCGTGCTGGTGTTGGCCATCGGTCTGGTCGCAGTTACCGACAATTCTATTGTGCCTAAGATAATCGGTGTGGTCGGCGGCACAGCATTGCTGTGGATGGGAGCCAAAATGGCCTGGGATATTCTCAGGGGCAACATATCCTACGACGCCGATACAACCAACCCAACCGCGCATCACCGTCTGGCCGCCAAAGGAATCACAGCTACTCTTTCAAATCCGTTCTGGTTTGTCTGGTGGGCAACGACAGGTTTGGCGTTCGTTACCAAATCGTTGAAGTTCGGCATCGCTGGACCGGTCGTGTTTTACTTCGGACACATCATGTCTGACTTCGTATGGTACACGGTGGTTTCAATTCTTGTGTGGAAAGGCAAGAGCCTGATGGTCGGCACCGGACTCAAAGTTCTCATCCTGATATGCGCTGCTTTCCTGCTCTGGCTGGGCGTAACTTTCATCATTGACGGGGTTCGAGGCACGCTCTAA
- a CDS encoding class I SAM-dependent methyltransferase, whose protein sequence is MNFNDIPSNRLYGDLAHLWPLVSQPEDYAKEARRWREVLQEKLGGERQCLLELGVGGGNNMSHLTPYFDAVAVDLSEGMLEHSRRLNPTVQHHVGDMRSVRLGVKFDAVIIHDAISYLQTEEDLKATFVTAAAHLRPGGVFVTSPDHVRENYVDGAIYHSTFSDGLSQLTHVEYMFDPDPTDTTTETIMSYIIRQGDETRIELDRHTTGLFPLETWLRLIEEAGFTIETRDYPVHDDDRQSWLLVGMKSRSVVQYSD, encoded by the coding sequence ATGAACTTCAATGACATCCCCAGTAACCGTCTCTATGGTGATCTCGCCCACCTGTGGCCGCTGGTCAGCCAGCCGGAGGACTATGCCAAAGAAGCGCGACGCTGGCGCGAGGTTCTTCAGGAAAAACTCGGGGGCGAGCGACAATGCCTGCTGGAACTCGGCGTTGGCGGCGGCAACAACATGTCGCACCTGACACCGTATTTCGATGCCGTAGCAGTCGATCTTTCGGAGGGCATGCTTGAGCATTCGCGACGACTCAACCCGACCGTACAGCATCACGTCGGCGATATGCGTAGTGTCAGGCTGGGTGTGAAATTCGATGCGGTCATTATTCATGATGCTATCTCTTATCTCCAGACAGAAGAAGACCTCAAAGCCACCTTTGTCACCGCCGCGGCGCACCTGCGGCCGGGGGGTGTTTTTGTGACATCGCCGGATCATGTGCGAGAGAACTACGTCGATGGTGCCATTTATCATTCGACATTTAGCGACGGTCTCTCCCAGCTTACCCATGTGGAGTACATGTTTGATCCCGATCCGACCGACACCACTACGGAAACGATCATGTCCTATATCATTCGCCAGGGAGACGAAACCCGGATAGAACTTGATCGCCATACCACTGGATTGTTTCCTCTGGAGACCTGGTTGCGGTTGATCGAAGAGGCCGGGTTTACTATTGAAACAAGAGACTACCCGGTCCACGATGATGACCGCCAGTCATGGCTGCTAGTGGGTATGAAAAGTAGATCTGTGGTTCAGTATTCTGATTGA
- a CDS encoding enoyl-CoA hydratase/isomerase family protein, protein MSDYKNLEVEQKGKVLVVTINREKAMNALNCETVSELLSLFQERHDDNSFGCVIITGAGKAFVAGADITEIAKLDTDAGIAYSADGLKMMQAISDFPKPVIAAINGFALGGGSELALACDIRLASEKAKLGQPEVNLGIIPGFGGTQRLSRLVGRGKAMQLILTGAMINAQEAYRIGYVDEVYPMEELMDKALEMANLICSKGTLAVQFSKECIGKGLDLTLAAGCDLERDTFGKSCSTRDKNEGCGAFLEKRKAEFTGE, encoded by the coding sequence ATGAGTGATTACAAGAATCTGGAAGTTGAGCAGAAGGGCAAAGTGCTGGTGGTAACCATCAACCGCGAAAAAGCCATGAATGCTCTCAATTGTGAAACTGTTTCCGAACTGCTGAGTCTGTTTCAGGAACGCCATGACGATAACAGTTTCGGCTGTGTGATTATCACCGGCGCTGGTAAAGCGTTTGTTGCCGGGGCCGACATCACGGAGATTGCCAAACTCGACACCGATGCCGGAATTGCATACTCTGCCGATGGCCTCAAGATGATGCAGGCTATTTCCGATTTTCCCAAACCGGTGATTGCCGCAATCAACGGTTTCGCTCTCGGTGGTGGAAGCGAACTGGCGCTGGCGTGTGATATTCGTTTGGCATCAGAAAAGGCGAAGCTCGGACAACCGGAAGTCAATCTGGGAATTATCCCCGGCTTTGGCGGAACACAGCGTCTGTCAAGACTGGTGGGACGCGGCAAAGCAATGCAGCTGATTCTCACCGGGGCGATGATCAACGCCCAGGAAGCATACCGGATTGGATATGTCGATGAAGTCTATCCAATGGAAGAGTTAATGGATAAGGCGCTGGAGATGGCCAACTTGATTTGTTCGAAAGGCACATTGGCAGTTCAGTTTTCCAAGGAGTGTATTGGCAAGGGGCTGGACCTGACGTTGGCGGCTGGTTGCGATCTTGAGCGCGATACTTTTGGCAAGAGTTGTAGCACCAGGGACAAGAACGAAGGCTGCGGTGCGTTCCTCGAAAAACGCAAAGCCGAGTTCACCGGCGAGTAA
- a CDS encoding GNAT family N-acetyltransferase, with the protein MSQVKADIVPYTTEYARDVRSWIECEETLYNLCRGKDFPPPPDVVESWQRKDVTPYLLFSESQPVAYAELWERRLEREIEITHLLVDPFRRERGFGTKMLNLLFDRAAQRPGVAKVVLHLLTDNAEALGCYLSAGFELVGTMPGLPGLRMVRMAK; encoded by the coding sequence TTGTCACAAGTGAAGGCCGACATCGTTCCCTATACAACAGAGTACGCGCGCGATGTGCGGTCGTGGATCGAATGCGAAGAAACACTCTACAATCTGTGCCGGGGCAAGGATTTCCCACCACCACCGGATGTCGTCGAAAGCTGGCAACGTAAGGATGTCACACCGTACCTGCTGTTTTCGGAGAGCCAACCGGTAGCCTATGCCGAGCTGTGGGAACGCCGACTGGAGCGGGAGATCGAAATCACACACCTGCTGGTGGATCCATTTCGACGAGAACGGGGGTTCGGCACCAAGATGCTGAATCTTCTATTTGATCGTGCAGCGCAACGCCCTGGAGTAGCAAAAGTTGTATTGCACCTGTTGACTGACAATGCCGAGGCGCTGGGGTGTTACCTTTCGGCAGGATTTGAGCTGGTCGGCACTATGCCCGGCCTGCCGGGATTGAGAATGGTAAGGATGGCCAAATGA
- a CDS encoding acyl-CoA dehydrogenase family protein — protein sequence MIDYTLTENHRMVRDMAREVATKVIAPTITEFDRAQKMNPELHWLWPRLTCLDSVFPSNMAG from the coding sequence ATGATAGATTACACACTCACTGAGAATCATCGGATGGTTCGCGACATGGCTCGCGAAGTGGCCACGAAGGTCATTGCCCCGACCATTACAGAGTTTGATCGGGCGCAAAAGATGAATCCCGAATTGCACTGGCTTTGGCCAAGGCTAACCTGCTTGGATTCTGTATTCCCGAGCAATATGGCGGGTTAG
- a CDS encoding acyl-CoA dehydrogenase family protein has product MALALAKANLLGFCIPEQYGGLGTDYISLGLASEELEYGDTAARVILSVHIGLYSLPILTWANEDQKQKYLIPAAKGEKVGTFGLTEPAAGSDVVGLQSTAIKDGDDYILNGEKMWISLADVADYFLVFAWTDLEKKKTRDHSGITAFIVERGFEVLTTGSIHGKLGVRAGNTGYISFQDVRVPKENLVYKEDQGFKIAMFCLDQGRYTVAAGSCGLIRACRDACIEYSKERQTFGQPIADHQLVKQMIANMEAGYEYCTHLWMKSGWMKNQGLRSTRETSLAKWIACREAEASAADAVQVFGAYGFSDEYPVERFYRNAKGASIYEGTREVHTLMQADYALGNRIDKQLERDLPMVEQ; this is encoded by the coding sequence ATTGCACTGGCTTTGGCCAAGGCTAACCTGCTTGGATTCTGTATTCCCGAGCAATATGGCGGGTTAGGAACCGATTATATATCGTTGGGTCTGGCCTCCGAGGAACTGGAATATGGCGACACTGCCGCCCGGGTGATACTCTCGGTACACATCGGTTTGTATTCGCTACCGATCCTGACCTGGGCCAACGAAGATCAGAAACAGAAGTATCTGATCCCGGCGGCTAAGGGAGAGAAGGTAGGCACCTTTGGACTAACCGAACCTGCGGCGGGGTCCGATGTGGTCGGGCTTCAGAGCACAGCCATCAAAGACGGAGACGACTATATTCTCAACGGCGAGAAGATGTGGATTTCGCTGGCTGATGTGGCCGACTACTTCCTCGTCTTTGCCTGGACTGATCTGGAGAAAAAGAAAACCCGTGACCATAGCGGTATTACCGCTTTTATCGTCGAAAGGGGCTTTGAAGTCCTTACGACGGGCAGTATTCACGGCAAGCTCGGCGTTCGAGCCGGTAATACGGGTTACATTTCGTTTCAGGATGTTCGCGTTCCGAAGGAGAATCTTGTTTACAAAGAAGATCAGGGTTTCAAGATCGCTATGTTCTGTCTTGATCAGGGACGCTACACTGTCGCGGCCGGTTCGTGCGGTCTGATCAGAGCCTGCCGGGATGCATGCATCGAGTACTCGAAAGAACGTCAGACTTTCGGACAGCCGATCGCGGATCATCAACTCGTCAAACAGATGATTGCCAATATGGAAGCTGGCTACGAATACTGCACTCATCTTTGGATGAAATCGGGGTGGATGAAAAACCAGGGGCTACGTTCTACCCGTGAGACATCGTTGGCCAAATGGATAGCATGTCGTGAAGCAGAAGCATCGGCTGCGGATGCAGTGCAGGTTTTTGGAGCGTACGGTTTCAGTGATGAATACCCGGTGGAACGATTCTATCGCAACGCTAAGGGGGCGTCGATTTACGAGGGTACGCGGGAGGTTCACACGCTGATGCAGGCTGATTATGCGCTGGGGAATCGGATTGACAAACAGCTTGAGCGTGACCTACCGATGGTGGAGCAGTGA
- a CDS encoding caspase family protein, giving the protein MKRLLTLVMAIAALLLVYGCDQTPPTQSAGIDHAAYVLVERPQFVDTRPAAEIEAATLKAPLDYSAMAQKKPPKPPPEPEEYIDPNPSPAHKYAYVVGISNYEGTAYDLNYCDDDARAMKSWLQGEGFSVRMDLDLQCTGDNITAGLQWLIDNADPGDEIAFCYSGHGGKSSAGSALISSDLYYVTHGYVMSYFNAANCTKKLVTIDACVIGGFHDDVEAGTFMATASNRKNSYDAPDLQQGAWTWYWLNGVEDQSLIFAEEAAPYAEDGMKAWAAQYRLRVDPKHSDDYDGGMDM; this is encoded by the coding sequence ATGAAGCGACTGCTAACCTTGGTAATGGCCATCGCAGCATTGCTGCTTGTCTATGGCTGTGACCAGACCCCGCCCACCCAATCAGCTGGTATCGACCATGCGGCCTACGTTCTGGTTGAACGTCCGCAGTTTGTAGATACCAGACCGGCTGCGGAGATCGAAGCAGCCACGCTAAAAGCACCTTTGGACTACTCAGCCATGGCTCAGAAGAAGCCGCCGAAACCACCACCGGAACCCGAGGAATATATAGATCCGAATCCGAGCCCTGCTCACAAGTATGCCTATGTCGTCGGCATTTCCAACTACGAGGGAACAGCCTACGATCTGAACTACTGTGATGATGATGCCCGGGCAATGAAATCCTGGCTACAAGGTGAAGGTTTCTCTGTTCGGATGGATCTTGATCTGCAGTGCACGGGTGATAACATTACCGCCGGTTTGCAGTGGCTGATTGACAACGCTGATCCGGGCGATGAAATCGCATTCTGCTACAGCGGTCACGGTGGGAAGTCGTCAGCCGGTTCCGCTCTTATTTCGAGCGATCTGTACTACGTAACGCACGGCTATGTAATGTCATATTTCAATGCCGCTAACTGCACAAAGAAGTTGGTCACGATTGATGCTTGCGTTATCGGTGGTTTCCACGATGACGTCGAGGCCGGTACGTTCATGGCCACGGCTTCAAACCGCAAAAACTCATACGATGCCCCCGATCTTCAGCAGGGTGCCTGGACTTGGTACTGGCTCAATGGTGTCGAAGACCAGAGCTTGATTTTTGCCGAAGAGGCTGCCCCTTATGCCGAAGATGGAATGAAAGCCTGGGCGGCTCAGTATCGTCTGAGAGTCGATCCTAAACATTCCGATGATTATGATGGTGGCATGGACATGTAG
- a CDS encoding T9SS type A sorting domain-containing protein — translation MRCHEARRRLTESVFAEDQNLQDHLRVCPACARQAKAALQLHQTLQAAAASDNAETIPWSEQMARVESRVALNKRTVTKETSIMTQIVNKLRIPRYSVSLGVAVVVLLLCTLVPFQFEQTVGYEVAFAGVDRNLALDSDRLSKLLNALGVEDASFDVGDCEATCKVKISELKTDKEVQLVLAAFDEIGNCVVEDVSEILGDKHTTLFMQARTIVVDGDDAESCESEMISQIVLHCLSELDSSETGEYTVWVSDEDGNIDYDVQIGNVDDFDGAFMFVGEGVGGCGDSGVVMETQLEITADEDGNMIAHITLPDGTVEVLDLSDPATAARLEELGLNMIVGGIGDLGEGEADLIVKKMIICNQDGDDGAAKQEADETLPDGFELSQNYPNPFNPTTTIDYTVPTSDHVTLDIYNVNGQLVKTLVDDVVSAGTHSVEWNATSTSGSRVASGMYFYRLTVGDVTQSKKMTLLK, via the coding sequence ATGCGTTGTCATGAAGCCAGACGCAGACTAACCGAATCGGTGTTCGCCGAAGATCAGAACCTGCAGGACCACCTCCGGGTATGCCCGGCATGTGCCCGACAGGCGAAAGCCGCGTTGCAACTGCATCAGACGCTTCAGGCGGCCGCCGCCTCAGACAATGCCGAGACCATTCCGTGGTCCGAGCAAATGGCCCGCGTTGAGTCCCGGGTAGCACTAAACAAGCGCACCGTAACCAAGGAAACTTCAATCATGACTCAGATAGTAAACAAGCTCAGAATCCCACGCTATAGCGTCTCCCTCGGTGTTGCCGTCGTAGTGTTGCTGCTATGTACATTGGTCCCGTTTCAGTTCGAACAGACCGTCGGCTACGAGGTCGCCTTTGCCGGTGTCGATAGGAACCTGGCCCTCGATTCGGATCGGCTGTCAAAGCTTCTTAATGCTCTTGGTGTCGAGGATGCCTCTTTTGATGTCGGTGACTGTGAAGCGACCTGCAAAGTCAAAATTTCGGAACTGAAGACAGATAAAGAGGTCCAGCTTGTGCTGGCTGCCTTTGACGAGATAGGTAATTGTGTTGTCGAGGATGTTTCGGAAATCCTCGGTGACAAGCATACCACCCTGTTTATGCAGGCCCGGACTATTGTCGTTGATGGCGATGATGCCGAATCCTGCGAGAGCGAAATGATCAGCCAGATCGTTTTACATTGTTTGAGCGAACTCGATTCCAGCGAAACGGGTGAATACACCGTCTGGGTCAGCGATGAAGACGGCAATATCGATTATGATGTCCAGATCGGGAATGTAGATGATTTTGACGGCGCGTTCATGTTCGTCGGAGAGGGTGTTGGCGGATGCGGCGACAGCGGTGTTGTGATGGAGACACAGCTTGAGATTACCGCTGATGAAGACGGCAACATGATTGCCCATATCACTCTTCCGGATGGAACGGTTGAAGTCTTGGACCTCAGCGATCCCGCCACGGCAGCTAGGCTGGAAGAACTCGGCCTAAACATGATTGTCGGTGGCATCGGTGATCTGGGTGAAGGCGAAGCGGATCTCATTGTCAAGAAGATGATCATCTGCAATCAGGACGGCGATGACGGTGCCGCCAAGCAGGAAGCTGATGAAACCCTCCCGGATGGATTTGAACTCTCGCAGAATTACCCGAATCCATTTAATCCCACCACAACGATTGACTACACTGTCCCAACTTCCGACCATGTGACGCTGGACATTTACAACGTTAATGGTCAGTTGGTCAAAACGCTCGTTGATGATGTCGTCAGTGCTGGAACTCATTCTGTTGAATGGAATGCGACTTCCACTTCCGGCTCTCGCGTTGCCTCGGGGATGTATTTCTATCGCCTGACTGTTGGTGATGTCACCCAGTCGAAGAAAATGACCCTGTTGAAGTAA
- a CDS encoding RNA polymerase sigma factor, producing MDRTRNLFWKLIEPQHQQARAYCRKLMGNREDGDDLFQDALVTAVTNFDSLRDTTAIRPWFYRIVVNTFKNRIRRPWWKRVIHMTAEIEDSLDGFDPTDGYAARRNLQRAFEAVSTEDQALVTLFELEGWTANELAALTGKTEGAIKVRLLRARRKMRETLARFQSRAARIVTVKPALTEDKICVVMKPDAD from the coding sequence ATGGACAGAACAAGGAACCTTTTCTGGAAGCTCATTGAGCCCCAGCATCAACAAGCGCGCGCGTATTGTCGCAAGCTGATGGGAAATCGGGAAGACGGCGACGACCTGTTTCAGGACGCCCTGGTAACTGCCGTGACCAATTTCGACTCTCTGCGCGACACGACCGCCATCCGACCCTGGTTCTATCGGATTGTAGTCAACACTTTCAAGAACCGTATTCGGCGACCATGGTGGAAACGCGTAATCCACATGACAGCTGAGATCGAGGACTCCCTCGACGGATTTGATCCGACGGACGGGTATGCCGCGCGACGGAATCTTCAGCGAGCCTTCGAGGCTGTCTCAACTGAAGATCAGGCGTTGGTGACCTTGTTCGAACTTGAGGGCTGGACAGCCAACGAGTTGGCCGCTTTGACCGGCAAGACGGAAGGAGCGATCAAAGTCAGGCTGCTGAGAGCCCGGCGGAAGATGAGAGAAACGCTGGCCAGGTTTCAATCACGAGCCGCCCGAATCGTAACTGTGAAACCTGCCTTGACGGAGGACAAGATATGCGTTGTCATGAAGCCAGACGCAGACTAA
- a CDS encoding CPBP family intramembrane metalloprotease, whose protein sequence is MFGIDETKRPRWWPSVAVGAGALVLAGIVSNVMLYLIVSPTLGPGQEFGPEAIDAWMQQNMATPSGFFSMLIPIHLSILLLALLAASRSRTPLAQRLGLVRGTATLWQYPVLMLSSLGAAAISGWLFLAHISPGQSDMTLALAFAQLRGLDGALIILYTATLASFSEEMLFSGFVLRGLLRRWRPFLAIGLVALLFALIHPSPFFMLHALPIGIWGGIIVWRTGSIWPAIACHSFLNIALALLNRWYPEPTVAFFGELTFWPITVGIFGVLMMVISIRLLFRSGEA, encoded by the coding sequence ATGTTCGGTATTGACGAAACAAAACGTCCGAGGTGGTGGCCTTCCGTGGCAGTGGGGGCTGGAGCCCTTGTATTGGCAGGGATTGTATCCAATGTAATGCTATACCTGATAGTCAGTCCAACACTGGGACCAGGACAGGAGTTTGGCCCTGAAGCGATCGACGCCTGGATGCAGCAGAACATGGCGACCCCATCAGGCTTTTTCTCGATGCTCATCCCTATTCATCTCTCAATTCTGCTGCTAGCCCTATTGGCTGCAAGTCGCTCAAGAACGCCTCTGGCGCAGAGACTGGGATTGGTTCGCGGTACAGCAACACTGTGGCAATATCCGGTTCTGATGCTCAGTAGCCTGGGTGCAGCTGCAATCAGCGGCTGGCTGTTTCTGGCCCACATCTCTCCGGGTCAAAGTGACATGACACTGGCCCTGGCGTTTGCTCAGTTGCGTGGGCTGGATGGCGCTCTGATTATTCTCTACACCGCAACTCTGGCTTCGTTCTCTGAGGAAATGCTGTTCAGCGGATTCGTACTTAGAGGGCTCCTGCGACGGTGGAGACCATTCCTCGCTATTGGTTTGGTCGCTCTTCTCTTTGCCCTGATTCATCCCAGTCCGTTCTTCATGCTCCATGCGTTGCCCATCGGCATTTGGGGCGGCATTATTGTGTGGCGTACAGGTTCTATCTGGCCCGCCATTGCCTGTCATAGTTTCTTAAACATTGCCTTGGCGCTGCTCAATCGATGGTACCCAGAACCGACCGTGGCCTTTTTTGGAGAACTCACTTTCTGGCCAATAACCGTGGGCATCTTTGGGGTGTTGATGATGGTGATTTCGATCCGGCTGCTCTTTCGGAGTGGAGAGGCATAG